In the genome of Methanococcoides burtonii DSM 6242, the window AGACCGATGTAGAATAAAGATTCACCTGAACCAGTATGTTTATCTGACTTTAAATGATGAAGTTCGCCTAACCTAGTCCATCCATATCCATTTGGCAACGTTGGCAGTTCAGCCAGCTCGGTTTCTGTAAATGGTTCAATTTTTTTGAGCTTTTTGGGTTTCGTGGGTTTTTTACCTTCCTTCCCTGCATCTTCCCACTCTTTAACCGCCCTCTTCCACTCATCCAGCTTCTCGTTATAACTTTCTTCCCGCTCCACCTGAATCTGCTCCAGCAAAGCCTTTGCATCCGGCAGATCGGTCTGCTGCTCCCGCCACTGCCTCGTAAGCTCCCCCTCAAAAGCCTTTTTCAGCACCGACTGCCGGTACACCTTGAGCTGCTGCTGTGCTAATTTGAGGTTGGCAATGCCGTTGTCCAGCTCGCTGAAGAGTTGCTCGATCTTGGAGACTATGGCACGCTGCTCGGGGAGTGGTGGGACACATAAAGGCAACTCGGCAAAAGCCTTGCCTGATAATTCTTTAAAAGTAGTGCCACTTGCTCTTCCTTCTGCAAGTTGTTTTATGGATTTTAAATAGTAATACAGAAAATCACGGTTTAGAGCTTCACTTGGAATGAGAGTTTTAAATCCTTGATTTGTGCATAATTCATTTCCTGCAATTGCTATGTAACCAATAGGTGCTCTTGAAGAAAATAACACGCTTCCTTTGGGTATTAGTCTGGCAGAAGAATTTTTCAAACCAAGATGAGTTATGCTTTTTCTCCCTTTGTAGATGTACTTTTCAGAGTATCCTGATAAATCAGCTGGAGTTATCCACAAAATATCTTCGCCCCAATATTCAGGAACTTTTGTTTTTGGTGTCCCTCCAGAAACGACCTGACCAAAATCGCTTAGAACTCCTTTTACCCAATCATCACCCAACTTTTCACCCAACCGATTCTTCACTTTCATCTTTCAGCAGAAACATATTTTGTAGTTTTGTAAGTTCATTTCTCCGAACTTTACACCGTACTTATCTCCGAACCTTTCTCCGAACTTTACCCCACAGTTTTCCCCACAGTATTACCACAGTTTTCCCCACAGTCATACATCCTCACGCCGCCAATGCCTCATTCAATTCACTAATAACCACATTCATCTCATTACCAAAAAGCTGGTACATCCTGCCACGGCCTCCCATAGCATCGAAAGGGGTGTAATCGAGGTCTTCGAGTTCCAGGTGGAAACTGGTGGATACGTAATCCTTTATCATTCGGAGCCAGTTCATCTGGTCTTCATTGAACTTGAGGGTTCCGGCCTGTTTGCTGAATACCCAGTCCTGGAAGTTCCTGTTCACGGTCAGGTCGTAGGCTGTGAGAACGGGGTCGATCTCGGTAACCCTGCGGATAAGGGATACGAGGGCTGTAAGCTCGTTCTTGGGGGAGTTGCCGCTGACCTTTTCCAGTTGCTCGTAGGCCTGCCAGACCCTTGAGGGTGCGATGTGGGGTCTTTCCAGCTTTAGTTTCTCCAGCACTTCCTTAATCATTTTGAAGGTCACATCCCTGCGCTGGTAGGGCTGGTTGTAGAAGATGTTGAGGGCTGTGATCTCATCCTTGTTGGCTTCCATATAGGCTTTGAAATCACTGATAAGCTCATCTGCTTTTACAACGGCGTCCTTGTCCCACTCGGCCCTGAGAACTGTATCGAGATTCACCGTATCGATTATCTGGTCATGCACCCTGCGTACATTCTCGATAT includes:
- a CDS encoding restriction endonuclease subunit S, which translates into the protein MGEKLGDDWVKGVLSDFGQVVSGGTPKTKVPEYWGEDILWITPADLSGYSEKYIYKGRKSITHLGLKNSSARLIPKGSVLFSSRAPIGYIAIAGNELCTNQGFKTLIPSEALNRDFLYYYLKSIKQLAEGRASGTTFKELSGKAFAELPLCVPPLPEQRAIVSKIEQLFSELDNGIANLKLAQQQLKVYRQSVLKKAFEGELTRQWREQQTDLPDAKALLEQIQVEREESYNEKLDEWKRAVKEWEDAGKEGKKPTKPKKLKKIEPFTETELAELPTLPNGYGWTRLGELHHLKSDKHTGSGESLFYIGLEHISKNQGTLTDEVKIDVINTVKNSFKKGDLLYGKLRPYLNKVYLANEDGVCSTDILVFESIPSLDLNYSKYYFLSYKFVNDMTHNSSGVNLPRVSTKYLQEYPFPLFSLEEQQAIVTEIETRLSVCDKVEQDIEDNLKIAEALRQSILKKAFEGKLLNERELEEVRSAPDWEPAEVLLEKIRAEKAGSGKKGKA